Proteins encoded together in one Archangium lipolyticum window:
- the rpsG gene encoding 30S ribosomal protein S7 translates to MPRRRVVAKRKILPDPKFQDRLVTKFVNDLMRKGKKSIAERVCYGAFALIEERAKEDPLKTFKKALDNVKPVLEVKSRRVGGATYQVPVEVRQDRRVALGMRWIITYAKARGEKTAMEKLAGEIMDAANNRGNAVKKREDTHKMAEANKAFAHYRW, encoded by the coding sequence ATGCCTCGTCGTCGCGTAGTAGCCAAGCGCAAGATCCTTCCCGATCCGAAGTTCCAGGACCGCCTCGTCACGAAGTTCGTGAACGACCTGATGCGCAAGGGGAAGAAGTCCATCGCCGAGCGGGTGTGCTACGGCGCCTTCGCCCTCATCGAGGAGCGTGCGAAGGAGGATCCCCTCAAGACCTTCAAGAAGGCCCTGGACAACGTCAAGCCCGTGCTCGAGGTGAAGAGCCGCCGCGTCGGTGGCGCCACCTACCAGGTTCCCGTGGAGGTCCGTCAGGACCGCCGCGTGGCGCTGGGCATGCGCTGGATCATCACCTACGCGAAGGCGCGCGGTGAGAAGACGGCCATGGAGAAGCTGGCCGGCGAGATCATGGACGCCGCCAACAACCGTGGCAACGCGGTGAAGAAGCGCGAGGACACGCACAAGATGGCCGAGGCCAACAAGGCCTTCGCCCACTACCGCTGGTAG
- the rpsL gene encoding 30S ribosomal protein S12, producing MPTISQLVRQGREKLNIKGKSPALKECPQKRGVCTRVYTTTPKKPNSALRKVARVRLTNGIEVTSYIPGVGHNLQEHSVVMIRGGRVKDLPGVRYHIIRGTLDSVGVAGRKQGRSKYGAKRPS from the coding sequence GTGCCAACCATCAGTCAGCTGGTCCGTCAGGGCCGCGAGAAGTTGAACATCAAGGGCAAGAGCCCCGCTCTGAAGGAGTGCCCTCAGAAGCGCGGCGTCTGCACCCGCGTGTACACCACCACCCCGAAGAAGCCGAACTCGGCGCTCCGCAAGGTGGCCCGTGTGCGCCTCACCAACGGGATCGAGGTGACGTCCTACATCCCCGGCGTGGGTCACAACCTCCAGGAGCACTCGGTGGTGATGATCCGCGGTGGCCGTGTGAAGGACCTCCCCGGCGTTCGCTACCACATCATCCGCGGCACGCTGGACTCCGTGGGCGTGGCCGGCCGCAAGCAGGGCCGTTCCAAGTACGGCGCCAAGCGCCCGAGCTGA
- the rimI gene encoding ribosomal protein S18-alanine N-acetyltransferase: MRRMREEFRPRESRPCPFLIRRMTREDLPAVMELEKASFRSPWSFELLQRELSHDWSVIFLLEEPLPEGGRRLLGVSIFWIVHDEVHVLNVATAPEHRRRGVGRRLMEATLDEGRARKCCLATLEVRRSNEPAINLYKSFGFRPVGVRPNYYVEEGQPPEDAIVMVLDF; encoded by the coding sequence ATGAGGCGGATGCGCGAGGAGTTCCGTCCGAGGGAGTCGAGGCCGTGTCCGTTCCTGATCCGGAGGATGACGCGGGAGGACCTGCCGGCGGTGATGGAGCTGGAGAAGGCCTCGTTCCGCAGTCCGTGGTCGTTCGAGCTGTTGCAGCGCGAGCTGAGCCACGACTGGTCGGTCATCTTCCTCCTGGAGGAGCCCCTGCCGGAGGGAGGGCGCCGCCTGCTGGGGGTCTCCATCTTCTGGATCGTCCATGACGAGGTGCACGTGCTCAACGTGGCCACCGCGCCGGAGCACCGGCGGCGGGGGGTGGGCCGCAGGCTCATGGAAGCCACCCTGGACGAGGGGCGGGCGCGCAAGTGCTGCCTGGCGACATTGGAGGTGCGCCGGAGCAACGAGCCCGCCATCAATCTCTACAAGTCGTTCGGCTTCCGCCCGGTGGGCGTGCGGCCGAACTACTACGTGGAAGAGGGGCAGCCCCCCGAGGACGCGATCGTGATGGTCCTCGACTTCTAG